The following coding sequences are from one Diabrotica virgifera virgifera chromosome 2, PGI_DIABVI_V3a window:
- the LOC126880803 gene encoding uncharacterized protein LOC126880803, which produces MNKDTTLELKLVNLMSFLRSEVENEQKISLASDGFGLAQNFSNLNLKSDSEHVRKRNVKREPLFYTAAGLLNSTDVVKCLFCDGAHESTSCFKAQKMNLEEKKNCLSKHKACFFCLKGGHQARKCRTRLRCILCSKSHVPLMCPNLSTRKFPDLTDKQNVDNTPKDQTLSNFTHTHVFIQTVRVNLKGPNGTCVVRALIDSGSQRSYLLKSVASALGLEAKRREKIVHCLFGGTESNSTHFCYDVLASHGDYTYNMEVLDQSYICNEIPSAIYGPWTQELKSLNIELSDTEGSGPIELLLGLNVADIFYTGRRHILPSGLVAVETYFGWTIMGKSANTSPVSQANMTCLSLFVNPSITELWELDVLGIQEPSEKKSKEKLALAAKELFLQTVLINQEGRYEVGLPWLEGHPSLPANFNVAKRRLHSVVSKLKRDNLFSRYNEVFQEWENLKIIEKTNSDSTTGHFLPHRPVLKEGSTTAVRPVFDASAREKNKPSLNQCLEKGPNLIESIPLLLLKFRKFEIGVVSDIKKAFLQISVNKNDSEFLKFLWLNDNGEEIVLRHKRVAFGVNCSPFLLGATIDYHLSKCLESCSLPNAKYSQETIERLAKSFYVDNCICSMTNRESLNTFIREAVSAMSDAQFDLRGWEFSGNSDSDNFYVMVLGLKWFTKGDVLKINSDSLEPDLSIVYLTSTVIWGEFERVLGLFEYCDGV; this is translated from the coding sequence ATGAATAAAGACACAACTTTGGAATTGAAACTAGTCAACCTTATGAGTTTTTTGAGATCTGAGGTAGAAAATGAACAAAAAATATCTTTAGCTAGCGATGGTTTTGGTTTAGCACAGAATTTTAGTAACTTAAATTTAAAATCTGATAGCGAGCATGTTCGTAAACGCAATGTCAAGAGGGAACCTTTATTTTACACTGCTGCTGGTTTGTTAAATAGTACAGATGTTGTCAAATGTTTGTTTTGTGATGGAGCACATGAGAGCACTTCTTGTTTTAAGGCACAGAAAATGAAtctagaagaaaagaaaaattgTTTGTCTAAACATAAGGCATGTTTCTTTTGTTTGAAGGGGGGTCATCAGGCGAGGAAATGTCGCACACGTTTAAGATGTATTTTATGCAGCAAATCCCATGTTCCACTTATGTGTCCTAACCTTTCTACCAGAAAATTTCCTGATCTGACAGataaacaaaatgttgataatacTCCAAAGGACCAAACTTTAAGTAATTTTACTCACACTCATGTTTTTATTCAAACTGTTCGAGTTAATCTAAAGGGTCCTAATGGTACTTGTGTTGTGAGAGCCTTAATTGACAGTGGTTCACAGAGGTCGTATCTTTTGAAGTCTGTAGCTTCAGCTTTGGGTTTGGAAGCCAAACGAAGGGAAAAAATCGTTCATTGTCTTTTTGGAGGTACTGAATCAAATAGTACACACTTTTGTTATGATGTTTTAGCAAGTCATGGAGACTACACTTATAATATGGAAGTTTTAGATCAGTCGTATATTTGCAACGAAATACCTTCAGCTATTTATGGTCCATGGACTCAGGAATTAAAGTCTTTAAATATTGAATTATCTGATACGGAAGGTAGTGGTCCGATTGAACTTTTATTGGGGTTAAATGTTGCTGATATTTTTTATACAGGGAGGCGTCATATATTACCTAGTGGACTTGTAGCTGTTGAAACATACTTTGGATGGACAATAATGGGGAAATCTGCAAATACAAGCCCAGTGTCACAAGCTAATATGacttgtttaagtttatttgttAATCCATCCATTACTGAACTGTGGGAGTTGGATGTTTTGGGGATTCAGGAGCCTAGTGAGAAGAAGTCCAAGGAGAAATTGGCATTGGCAGCGAAGGAGTTATTTTTACAAACTGTACTCATAAACCAAGAAGGCAGATACGAGGTTGGACTTCCTTGGCTGGAAGGGCATCCGTCATTACCAGCTAATTTTAATGTGGCAAAACGTCGTTTACATTCGGTCGTGTCCAAGCTCAAAAGAGATAATCTCTTTTCTCGTTATAATGAAGTATTTCAGGAAtgggaaaatttgaaaataatagaaaaaacaaATAGTGACTCCACCACTGGACATTTTTTACCCCATCGACCTGTGTTAAAGGAGGGATCTACGACCGCTGTGAGGCCAGTGTTTGACGCCTCAGCTAGAGAGAAAAATAAACCTTCACTTAATCAGTGCCTTGAAAAGGGACCAAATCTGATTGAAAGTATTCCACTTTTGCTTCTTAAATTTCGTAAATTTGAAATTGGAGTTGTCTCTGATATTAAGAAGGCTTTTTTGCAAATAAGTGTCAATAAAAATGATAGcgaatttttaaagtttttatggCTCAATGATAACGGTGAAGAAATTGTATTAAGACACAAAAGAGTAGCCTTTGGTGTGAATTGTAGTCCGTTCTTACTTGGGGCTACCATTGATTACCACCTGTCGAAATGCCTCGAAAGTTGTTCTTTACCTAATGCTAAATATTCACAGGAAACCATTGAGCGTTTAGCCAAAAGCTTCTACGTAGATAATTGCATTTGTAGCATGACCAACCGAGAGAGTTTAAACACTTTTATTAGGGAAGCGGTTTCTGCAATGTCTGATGCGCAGTTTGATTTACGAGGGTGGGAGTTTTCTGGAAACTCCGACAGTGATAATTTTTATGTAATGGTTCTGGGTCTTAAGTGGTTCACCAAAGGAGATGTTTTGAAAATTAACAGCGATTCTTTGGAACCAGATCTTTCCATT